GTACCGTTATTGTTATTACTTAATGTAGTAACTGTTTCGTTCAGCTTAACAAGATCGTTGATGTCTATAACCTGAGTATCGCCGCTTGCATCTGTATACGTAAACTGATTGTTTATCACATCGTAGCTTACGTTTCCTTCCGTATTGTTTACAATGTTCTCGATAATTTCAGTAACCGCAGGATTATTTGCAATTTGTGAGAAGTTGTTTGTAACATCTCCGACAACATTGATCGTAACTGCAGCACCTTTCTCGTTTGTATACGTGTAAGTACCGTTATTGTTATTACTTAATGTAGTAACTGTTTCGTTCAGCTTAACAAGATCGTTGATGTCTATAACCTGAGTATCGCCGCTTGCATCTGTATACGTAAACTGATTGTTTATCACATCGTAGCTTACGTTTCCTTCCGTATTGTTTACAATGTTCTCGATAATTTCAGTAACCGCAGGATTATTTGCAATTTGTGAGAAGTTGTTTGTAACATCTCCGACAACATTGATCGTAACTGCAGCACCTTTCTCGTTTGTATACGTGTAAGTACCGTTATTGTTATTACTTAATGTAGTAACTGTTTCGTTCAGCTTAACAAGATCGTTGATGTCTATAACCTGAGTATCGCCGCTTGCATCTGTATACGTAAACTGATTGTTTATCACATCGTAGCTTACGTTTCCTTCCGTATTGTTTACAATGTTCTCGATAATCTCAGTAACCGCAGGATTATTTGCAATTTGTGAGAAGTTGTTTGTAACATCTCCTACAACATCAATCGTAACTGCAGCACCTTTCTCGTTTGTATACGTGTAAGTACCGTTATTGTTATTACTTAATGTAGTAACTGTTTCGTTCAGCTTAACAAGATCGTTGATGTCTATAACCTGAGTATCGCCGCTTGCATCTGTATACGTAAACTGATTGTTTATCACATCGTAGCTTACGTTTCCTTCCGTATTGTTTACAATGTTCTCGATAATCTCAGTAACCGCAGGATTATTTGCAATTTGTGAGAAGTTGTTTGTAACATCTCCTACAACATCAATCGTAACTGCAGCACCTTTCTCGTTTGTATACGTGTAAGTACCGTTATTGTTATTACTTAATGTAGTAACTGTTTCGTTCAGCTTAACAAGATCGTTGATGTCTATAACCTGAGTATCGCCGCTTGCATCTGTATACGTAAACTGATTGTTTATCACATCGTAGCTTACGTTTCCTTCCGTATTGTTTACAATGTTCTCGATAATCTCAGTAACCGCAGGATTATTTGCAATTTGTGAGAAGTTGTTTGTAACATCTCCTACAACATCAATCGTAACTGCAGCACCTTTCTCGTTTGTATACGTGTAAGTACCGTTATTGTTATTACTTAATGTAGTAACTGTTTCGCTTAATTTAACAAGATCTGAAATATTGATCACCTGAGTATCTCCGTTTGCATCTATATAGGTAAACTGGTTCGTTGCACCATCATAGCTTACGTTTCCTTCCGTATTGTTTACGATGTTCTCGATAATTTCTGTAACCGCTGGGTTGTTCACAATCTCCGAGAAGTTGTTTGTAACATCCCCTACAACATCAATCGTAACTGCAGTACCTTTCTCGTTCGTATACGTGTAAGAACCGTCATTGTTATTACTTAATGTAGTAACTGTTTCGCTTAATTTAACAAGATCTGAAATATTGATCACCTGAGTATCTCCGTTTGCATCTATATAGGTAAACTGGTTCGTTGCACCATCATAGCTTACGTTTCCTTCCGTATTGTTTACAATGTTCTCGATAATCTCAGTAACCGCTGGGTTGTTCACAATCTCCGAGAAGTTGTTTGTAACATCCCCTACAACATCAATCGTAACTGCAGTACCTTTCTCGTTCGTATACGTGTAAGAACCGTCATTGTTATTACTTAAGGTAGTAACTGTTTCGCTTAATTTAACAAGATCTGAAATATTGATCACCTGAGTATCTCCGTTTGCATCTATATAGGTAAACTGGTTCGTTGCACCATCATAGCTTACGTTTCCTTCCGTATTGTTTACGATGTTCTCGATAATTTCTGTAACCGCTGGGTTGTTCACAATCTCCGAGAAGTTGTTTGTAACATCCCCTACAACATCAATCGTAACTGCAGTACCTTTCTCGTTCGTATACGTGTAAGAACCGTCATTGTTATTACTTAATGTAGTAACTGTTTCGTTCAGCTTAACAAGATCTGAAATATTGATCACCTGAGTATCTCCGTTTGCATCTATATAGGTAAACTGGTTCGTTGCACCATCATAGCTTACGTTTCCTTCCGTATTGTTTACGATGTTCTCGATAATTTCTGTAACCGCTGGGTTGTTCACAATCTCCGAGAAGTTGTTTGTAACATCCCCTACAACATCAATCGTAACTGCAGTACCTTTCTCGTTCGTATACGTGTAAGAACCGTCATTGTTATTACTTAAGGTAGTAACTGTTTCGCTTAATTTAACAAGATCTGAAATATTGATCACCTGAGTATCTCCGTTTGCATCTATATAGGTAAACTGGTTCGTTGCACCATCATAGCTTACGTTTCCTTCCGTATTGTTTACAATGTTCTCGATAATCTCAGTAACCGCTGGGTTGTTCACAATCTCCGAGAAGTTGTTTGTAACATCCCCTACAACATCAATCGTAACTGCAGTACCTTTCTCGTTCGTATACGTGTAAGAACCGTCATTGTTATTACTTAAGGTAGTAACTGTTTCGCTTAATTTAACAAGATCTGAAATATTGATCACCTGAGTATCTCCGTTTGCATCTATATAGGTAAACTGGTTCGTTGCACCATCATAGCTTACGTTTCCTTCCGTATTGTTTACGATGTTCTCGATAATTTCTGTAACCGCTGGGTTGTTCACAATCTCTGAGAAGTTGTTGGTAACATCCCCTACAACATCAATCGTAACTGCAGTACCTTTCTCGTTCGTATACGTGTAAGAACCGTCATTGTTATTACTTAAGGTAGTAACTGTTTCGCTTAATTTAACAAGATCTGAAATATTGATCACCTGAGTATCTCCGTTTGCATCTATATAGGTAAACTGGTTCGTTGCACCATCATAGCTTACGTTTCCTTCCGTATTGTTTACGATGTTCTCGATAATTTCTGTAACCGCTGGGTTGTTCACAATCTCCGAGAAGTTGTTTGTAACATCCCCTACAACATCAATCGTAACTGCAGTACCTTTCTCGTTCGTATACGTGTAAGAACCGTCATTGTTATTACTTAATGTAGTAACTGTTTCGTTCAGCTTAACAAGATCTGAAATATTGATCACCTGAGTATCTCCGTTTGCATCTATATAGGTAAACTGGTTCGTTGCACCATCATAGCTTACGTTTCCTTCCGTATTGTTTACGATGTTCTCGATAATTTCTGTAACCGCTGGGTTGTTCACAATCTCCGAGAAGTTGTTTGTAACATCCCCTACAACATCAATCGTAACTGCAGTACCTTTCTCGTTCGTATACGTGTAAGAACCGTCATTGTTATTACTTAATGTAGTAACTGTTTCGCTTAATTTAACAAGATCTGAAATATTGATCACCTGAGTATCTCCGTTTGCATCTATATAGGTAAACTGGTTCGTTGCACCATCATAGCTTACGTTTCCTTCCGTATTGTTTACAATGTTCTCGATAATCTCAGTAACCGCTGGGTTGTTCACAATCTCCGAGAAGTTGTTGGTAACATCCCCTACAACATCAATCGTAACTGCAGTACCTTTCTCGTTCGTATACGTGTAAGAACCGTCATTGTTATTACTTAAGGTAGTAACTGTTTCGCTTAATTTAACAAGATCTGAAATATTGATCACCTGAGTATCTCCGTTTGCATCTATATAGGTAAACTGGTTCGTTGCACCATCATAGCTTACGTTTCCTTCCGTATTGTTTACGATGTTCTCGATAATTTCTGTAACCGCTGGGTTGTTCACAATCTCCGAGAAGTTGTTTGTAACATCCCCTACAACATCAATCGTAACTGCAGTACCTTTCTCGTTCGTATACGTGTAAGAACCGTCATTGTTATTACTTAAGGTAGTAACTGTTTCGCTTAATTTAACAAGATCTGAAATATTGATCACCTGAGTATCTCCGTTTGCATCTATATAGGTAAACTGGTTCGTTGCACCATCATAGCTTACGTTTCCTTCCGTATTGTTTACAATGTTCTCGATAATCTCAGTAACCGCTGGGTTGTTCACAATCTCCGAGAAGTTGTTGGTAACATCCCCTACAACATCAATCGTAACTGCAGTACCTTTCTCGTTCGTATACGTGTAAGAACCGTTTGTGTTTTTAGTGATTGTAGTAACTGTTTCGTTCAGCTTAATAAGATCGTTGATGTTTATAACCTGAGTATCTCCGTTTGCATCTATATAGGTAAACTCCTTGGTTGTTCCATCGTAGCTTACATTTCCTTCCGTATTGTTTACGATGTTCTCAATTATCTCCTTAACCTCAGTATTGTTTGCAATTTGTGAGAAGTTGTTTGTAACATCCCCTACAACATCAATTATAACCTCGGTTCCTTTCTCGTTCGTATACGTGTAAGAACCGTTTGTGTTTTTAGTGATTGTAGTAACTGTTTCGTTCAGCTTAATAAGATCGTTGATGTTTATAACCTGAGTATCTCCGTTTGCATCTATATAGGTAAACTCCTTGGTTGTTCCATCGTAGCTTACATTTCCTTCCGTATTGTTTACGATGTTCTCAATTATCTCCTTAACCTCAGTATTGTTTGCAATTTGTGAGAAGTTGTTTGTAACATCCCCTACAACATCAATTATAACCTCGGTTCCTTTCTCGTTTTTATACGTGTAAGAACCGTTTGTGTTTTTAGTGATTGTAGTAACTGTTTCGTTCAGCTTAATAAGATCGTTGATGTTTATAACCTGAGTATCTCCGTTTGCATCTATATAGGTAAACTCCTTGGTTGTTCCATCGTAGCTTACATTTCCTTCTGTATTGTTTACAATGTTCTCAATTATCTCCTTAACCTCAGTATTGTTTGCAATTTGTGAGAAGTTGTTTGTAACATCCCCTACAACATCAATTATAACCTCGGTTCCTTTCTCGTTTTTATACGTGTAAGAACCGTTTGTGTTTTTAGTGATTGTAGTAACTGTTTCGTTCAGCTTAATAAGATCGTTGATGTTTATAACCTGAGTATCTCCGTTTGCATCTATATAGGTAAACTCCTTGGTTGTTCCATCGTAGCTTACATTTCCTTCTGTATTGTTTACAATGTTCTCAATTATCTCCTTAACCTCAGTATTGTTTGCAATTTGTGAGAAGTTGTTTGTAACATCCCCTACAACATCAATTATAACCTCGGTTCCTTTCTCGTTTTTATACGTGTAAGAACCGTTTGTGTTTTTAGTGATTGTAGTAACTGTTTCGTTCAGCTTAATAAGATCGTTGATGTTTATAACCTGAGTATCTCCGTTTGCATCTATATAGGTAAACTCCTTGGTTGTTCCATCGTAGCTTACATTTCCTTCTGTATTGTTTACAATGTTCTCAATTATCTCCTTAACCTCAGTATTGTTTGCAATTTGTGAGAAGTTGTTTGTAACATCCCCTACAACATCAATTATAACCTCGGTTCCTTTCTCGTTTTTATACGTGTAAGAACCGTTTGTGTTTTTAGTGATTGTAGTAACTGTTTCGTTCAGCTTAATAAGATCGTTGATGTTTATAACCTGAGTATCTCCGTTTGCATCTATATAGGTAAACTCCTTGGTTGTTCCATCGTAGCTTACATTTCCTTCTGTATTGTTTACAATGTTCTCAATTATCTCCTTAACCTCAGTATTGTTTGCAATTTGTGAGAAGTTGTTTGTAACATCCCCTACAACATCAATTATAACCTCGGTTCCTTTCTCGTTTTTATACGTGTAAGAACCGTTTGTGTTTTTAGTGATTGTAGTAACTGTTTCGTTCAGCTTAATAAGATCGTTGATGTTTATAACCTGAGTATCTCCGTTTGCATCTATATAGGTAAACTCCTTGGTTGTTCCATCGTAGCTTACATTTCCTTCTGTATTGTTTACAATGTTCTCAATTATCTCCTTAACCTCAGTATTGTTTGCAATTTGTGAGAAGTTGTTTGTAACATCCCCTACAACATCAATTATAACCTCGGTTCCTTTCTCGTTTTTATACGTGTAAGAACCGTTTGTGTTTTTAGTGATTGTAGTAACTGTTTCGTTCAGCTTAATAAGATCGTTGATGTTTATAACCTGAGTATCTCCGTTTGCATCTATATAGGTAAACTCCTTGGTTGTTCCATCGTAGCTTACATTTCCTTCTGTATTGTTTACAATGTTCTCAATTATCTCCTTAACCTCAGTATTGTTTGCAATTTGTGAGAAGTTGTTTGTAACATCCCCTACAACATCAATTATAACCTCGGTTCCTTTCTCGTTTTTATACGTGTAAGAACCGTTTGTGTTTTTAGTGATTGTAGTAACTGTTTCGTTCAGCTTAATAAGATCGTTGATGTTTATAACCTGAGTATCTCCGTTTGCATCTATATAGGTAAACTCCTTGGTTGTTCCATCGTAGCTTACATTTCCTTCTGTATTGTTTACAATGTTCTCAATTATCTCCTTAACCTCAGTATTGTTTGCAATTTGTGAGAAGTTGTTTGTAACATCCCCTACAACATCAATTATAACCTCGGTTCCTTTCTCGTTTTTATACGTGTAAGAACCGTTTGTGTTTTTAGTGATTGTAGTAACTGTTTCGTTCAGCTTAATAAGATCGTTGATGTTTATAACCTGAGTATCTCCGTTTGCATCTATATAGGTAAACTCCTTGGTTGTTCCATCGTAGCTTACATTTCCTTCCGTATTGTTTACGATGTTCTCAATTATCTCCTTAACCTCAGTATTGTTTGCAATTTGTGAGAAGTTGTTTGTAACATCCCCTACAACATCAATTATAACCTCGGTTCCTTTCTCGTTTTTATACGTGTAAGAACCGTTTGTGTTTTTAGTAATTGTAGTAACTGTTTCGTTCAGCTTAATAAGATCGTTGATGTTTATAACCTTAGTATCCCCGTTTGCATCTATATAGGTAAACTCTTTGGTTGTTCCATCGTAGCTTACGTTTCCTTCCGTATTGTTTACAATGTTCTCAATTATCTCCTTAACCTCAGTATTGTTTACAATCTCTGAGAAGTTCTTTGTAACATCCCCTACAACATCAATTATAACCTCGGTTCCTTTCTCGTTTTTATACGTGTAAGAACCGTTTGTGTTTTTAGTAATTGTAGTAACTGTTTCCTTTATAAGATCCGTAATATTAATTACCTCTTTAATACCTGAATCATTAATATAGAAAAACTCTTTCGTAGTTGGATTATAAATAACTGTTCCAGTTCCTGAACCAGCTTCACTAGAAACAGCTAATCTGTTCCATCTGTTATCATACCAATAGTAGTAACCTGGTTTAATATCAGCTATAAGCTCAGTATTAAAAACCATTAAACTGTTTTCATAACCACTGCTGCCATTAACAACCGTAGTTTTATCTGTTGAACTTTTCAACTTTACTCTCGGAATTAAAATACCTTTATCCTCAGCAAAAACTTCTAATTGCGAAGATGCATTTGGATCCACCTTTCCTACCCCAACCTGCGAGTAGGCAGAATAAGCACCTAAAACAAAAAATAAAGGAAGTAATCTATTCTTCATGATATTTATTATTAATTATTTAGTTATTTCTAAGAATAAATAAATTTCGTTTCAACAAAATTGAACTATACATTTCCAACTGATTATCAATGCATTAAAGGTTCTTTTTCGAACAACTTAATTATCCTTAACTTCACGATGCAAAGTTCCCCCTGTTATCCTCTTTTTTTTACCCTCAAAAGTTTTTAAACTAATAATTTAAGATATACTTTACAAAAGTGGTTTTTAATAAAGCACTACAAACAAGTGTTTTACGTAAAATCTTACAAATAATATACTATCACGTTTTAATTACACTGCAAATCACATTTATTGTCTCACTGAAAACCTTTTAAACACCAAATTTCAGCAGACCATAATTTAAGTAACGATCTAAAATTTCGTTCCTATTTTTACACTTCATTAGTATACTATTTAAAAAAATCTTGGCGATACCAGTCGATATTTTGTCATTGCAAACAAATCGAACCGAAGAAAAATTTCATGAGATCCCGGGTTGTAGTTTCCTATGCCACTGGTATCATAATCGTATGCATACCCTATATAAAGTCCCGGACTAACCTGAAAGCCTGCCATACCGCTTACAGAGGCATCCCACCTATAAGCAGCACCCAGTGTAAGCTTGTCCATAAATAAAAAATTTGCCGATACATCGACAGCAATAGGCGCGCCGCTTACCGCTTTTATTAATGCTGCAGGTTTAAATTTTGTGTTACCGCTAAGATCTATAACATAACCGCCAATGGCATAAAAGTGCATGTTTTGCGAAACCACAGACATTTTTACATCATCATAAAACTTTGTTTCAAGAATCAGCGGGGCCGAGAGTCCAAAATACCACTTCGGGCTGTGCAGATAAACTCCAGCCCCTAAATTAGGAGAGGTTTTGTTTAGTATGCCGCTCAAATATGGGTCGTCAGGATCATAAACATTTAATTTACTATAATCGACTTTGGTAAAATCCAGAGAACCGGAGATTCCCAGAGAAAGAAAAAGTTCTGCAGCTAATTGGATGGGATACGAATAACTAACGGTTACTATAGATTCTGAAGCCGGTCCTATTTGATCATTAATAAAGGAAAGACCTAATCCCTGGCCATTTTGTGTAATTGGCG
This portion of the Flavobacterium gelatinilyticum genome encodes:
- a CDS encoding beta strand repeat-containing protein; its protein translation is MKNRLLPLFFVLGAYSAYSQVGVGKVDPNASSQLEVFAEDKGILIPRVKLKSSTDKTTVVNGSSGYENSLMVFNTELIADIKPGYYYWYDNRWNRLAVSSEAGSGTGTVIYNPTTKEFFYINDSGIKEVINITDLIKETVTTITKNTNGSYTYKNEKGTEVIIDVVGDVTKNFSEIVNNTEVKEIIENIVNNTEGNVSYDGTTKEFTYIDANGDTKVININDLIKLNETVTTITKNTNGSYTYKNEKGTEVIIDVVGDVTNNFSQIANNTEVKEIIENIVNNTEGNVSYDGTTKEFTYIDANGDTQVININDLIKLNETVTTITKNTNGSYTYKNEKGTEVIIDVVGDVTNNFSQIANNTEVKEIIENIVNNTEGNVSYDGTTKEFTYIDANGDTQVININDLIKLNETVTTITKNTNGSYTYKNEKGTEVIIDVVGDVTNNFSQIANNTEVKEIIENIVNNTEGNVSYDGTTKEFTYIDANGDTQVININDLIKLNETVTTITKNTNGSYTYKNEKGTEVIIDVVGDVTNNFSQIANNTEVKEIIENIVNNTEGNVSYDGTTKEFTYIDANGDTQVININDLIKLNETVTTITKNTNGSYTYKNEKGTEVIIDVVGDVTNNFSQIANNTEVKEIIENIVNNTEGNVSYDGTTKEFTYIDANGDTQVININDLIKLNETVTTITKNTNGSYTYKNEKGTEVIIDVVGDVTNNFSQIANNTEVKEIIENIVNNTEGNVSYDGTTKEFTYIDANGDTQVININDLIKLNETVTTITKNTNGSYTYKNEKGTEVIIDVVGDVTNNFSQIANNTEVKEIIENIVNNTEGNVSYDGTTKEFTYIDANGDTQVININDLIKLNETVTTITKNTNGSYTYKNEKGTEVIIDVVGDVTNNFSQIANNTEVKEIIENIVNNTEGNVSYDGTTKEFTYIDANGDTQVININDLIKLNETVTTITKNTNGSYTYKNEKGTEVIIDVVGDVTNNFSQIANNTEVKEIIENIVNNTEGNVSYDGTTKEFTYIDANGDTQVININDLIKLNETVTTITKNTNGSYTYTNEKGTEVIIDVVGDVTNNFSQIANNTEVKEIIENIVNNTEGNVSYDGTTKEFTYIDANGDTQVININDLIKLNETVTTITKNTNGSYTYTNEKGTAVTIDVVGDVTNNFSEIVNNPAVTEIIENIVNNTEGNVSYDGATNQFTYIDANGDTQVINISDLVKLSETVTTLSNNNDGSYTYTNEKGTAVTIDVVGDVTNNFSEIVNNPAVTEIIENIVNNTEGNVSYDGATNQFTYIDANGDTQVINISDLVKLSETVTTLSNNNDGSYTYTNEKGTAVTIDVVGDVTNNFSEIVNNPAVTEIIENIVNNTEGNVSYDGATNQFTYIDANGDTQVINISDLVKLSETVTTLSNNNDGSYTYTNEKGTAVTIDVVGDVTNNFSEIVNNPAVTEIIENIVNNTEGNVSYDGATNQFTYIDANGDTQVINISDLVKLNETVTTLSNNNDGSYTYTNEKGTAVTIDVVGDVTNNFSEIVNNPAVTEIIENIVNNTEGNVSYDGATNQFTYIDANGDTQVINISDLVKLSETVTTLSNNNDGSYTYTNEKGTAVTIDVVGDVTNNFSEIVNNPAVTEIIENIVNNTEGNVSYDGATNQFTYIDANGDTQVINISDLVKLSETVTTLSNNNDGSYTYTNEKGTAVTIDVVGDVTNNFSEIVNNPAVTEIIENIVNNTEGNVSYDGATNQFTYIDANGDTQVINISDLVKLSETVTTLSNNNDGSYTYTNEKGTAVTIDVVGDVTNNFSEIVNNPAVTEIIENIVNNTEGNVSYDGATNQFTYIDANGDTQVINISDLVKLNETVTTLSNNNDGSYTYTNEKGTAVTIDVVGDVTNNFSEIVNNPAVTEIIENIVNNTEGNVSYDGATNQFTYIDANGDTQVINISDLVKLSETVTTLSNNNDGSYTYTNEKGTAVTIDVVGDVTNNFSEIVNNPAVTEIIENIVNNTEGNVSYDGATNQFTYIDANGDTQVINISDLVKLSETVTTLSNNNDGSYTYTNEKGTAVTIDVVGDVTNNFSEIVNNPAVTEIIENIVNNTEGNVSYDGATNQFTYIDANGDTQVINISDLVKLSETVTTLSNNNNGTYTYTNEKGAAVTIDVVGDVTNNFSQIANNPAVTEIIENIVNNTEGNVSYDVINNQFTYTDASGDTQVIDINDLVKLNETVTTLSNNNNGTYTYTNEKGAAVTIDVVGDVTNNFSQIANNPAVTEIIENIVNNTEGNVSYDVINNQFTYTDASGDTQVIDINDLVKLNETVTTLSNNNNGTYTYTNEKGAAVTIDVVGDVTNNFSQIANNPAVTEIIENIVNNTEGNVSYDVINNQFTYTDASGDTQVIDINDLVKLNETVTTLSNNNNGTYTYTNEKGAAVTINVVGDVTNNFSQIANNPAVTEIIENIVNNTEGNVSYDVINNQFTYTDASGDTQVIDINDLVKLNETVTTLSNNNNGTYTYTNEKGAAVTINVVGDVTNNFSQIANNPAVTEIIENIVNNTEGNVSYDVINNQFTYTDASGDTQVIDINDLVKLNETVTTLSNNNNGTYTYTNEKGAAVTINVVGDVTNNFSQIANNPAVTEIIENIVNNTEGNVSYDVINNQFTYTDASGDTQVIDINDLVKLNETVTTLSNNNNGTYTYTNEKGAAVTINVVGDVTSNFSDIVNNTEVKEIIKNIVKNDETLTSLTFDAATKKLTYKDEKSVSNQIDLSAISAQQQVVDEFLATKDQIDFTLTGTPSSISKVKLYINGVRIKNNALTISGTTATYHPENNGSYTFMAEDSVTIDYMK
- a CDS encoding PorP/SprF family type IX secretion system membrane protein encodes the protein MKKILLLSIVSAFVFPCFGQQQSQYTQYMYNTMTVNPAYTGTRGLPSVFGLYRAQWVGMDGAPSTANFAVEAPITQNGQGLGLSFINDQIGPASESIVTVSYSYPIQLAAELFLSLGISGSLDFTKVDYSKLNVYDPDDPYLSGILNKTSPNLGAGVYLHSPKWYFGLSAPLILETKFYDDVKMSVVSQNMHFYAIGGYVIDLSGNTKFKPAALIKAVSGAPIAVDVSANFLFMDKLTLGAAYRWDASVSGMAGFQVSPGLYIGYAYDYDTSGIGNYNPGSHEIFLRFDLFAMTKYRLVSPRFF